The genome window GGCCATTTCGTTTGTTTGGGCGCCAAGGCGGCAGCTCCGCCCAATTTCTTCTACGCATGTCAACTCAACTTTCCTCTGATTCTATTGCTGATTTGCAGCAGACTTTGGCCCCGGCCCGCGCGCAGCTTGTTGCACACGGCGTCTACCAGTCGCTGCATTCCCTAAGCGACTTGCGCGTGTTTATGCAGCACCACGTGTTTGCCGTATGGGATTTCATGTCGTTACTGAAGGCCTTGCAGCGGGAGCTGACCTGCGTGAACGTGCCGTGGGTACCGCGCGGCAACCCCGCTACCCGTCGGCTGATCAACGACATTGTATTGGAGGAAGAAACTGACGTGGACCCCGAGGGCAACCCGACCAGCCACTTTGAGCTGTACTTGCGCTCCATGCGTGAATGTGGCGCCGATACGGCCCCAATTGAACGGCTGCTGGCGGCGTTGGCCCAGGGAGCTTCCGTGGCGGCGGCCCTAGAGCAGGCTCAGGCGCCCTCTTCGGTCCGGGAGTTTGTGCTGGACACTTTCCGCATTATCAGTTCGGGCCAGCCCCACGCGGTGGCAGCCG of Hymenobacter sublimis contains these proteins:
- a CDS encoding DUF3050 domain-containing protein; amino-acid sequence: MSTQLSSDSIADLQQTLAPARAQLVAHGVYQSLHSLSDLRVFMQHHVFAVWDFMSLLKALQRELTCVNVPWVPRGNPATRRLINDIVLEEETDVDPEGNPTSHFELYLRSMRECGADTAPIERLLAALAQGASVAAALEQAQAPSSVREFVLDTFRIISSGQPHAVAAAFTFGREDVIPDMFRHLVHDLRQRFPGQLDTFTYYLDRHIQLDEEVHTPLAQQMVRELCGDDAQRWQEAATVATRCMQARVALWNGIQADLAATQG